Proteins co-encoded in one Symmachiella macrocystis genomic window:
- a CDS encoding ATP-binding protein yields the protein MSSTNDMSRAEEFLFNIPSETAAGLKVQETIIQKLQERGFSERDIFGVRLALEEALVNAIKHGNRSDLSKQVRVEGWVDSTMLRVEIEDEGPGFQVNDVPDPTADENLERPSGRGIMLMQAFMSKIEYNEQGNCVILEKAREAAAGDPA from the coding sequence ATGTCCTCCACAAACGACATGTCGCGCGCCGAAGAATTTTTGTTCAATATTCCCAGCGAGACTGCCGCTGGATTGAAGGTTCAAGAAACCATCATCCAGAAGTTGCAGGAGCGCGGATTCTCTGAACGTGACATCTTTGGCGTCCGATTGGCGTTGGAAGAGGCATTGGTCAACGCCATCAAACATGGCAATCGCTCGGATCTCTCAAAACAGGTCCGCGTCGAAGGATGGGTCGACTCGACGATGCTCCGCGTGGAAATCGAAGACGAAGGGCCGGGTTTTCAGGTGAACGACGTCCCTGATCCAACAGCAGACGAAAACCTAGAACGCCCCAGCGGCCGTGGTATCATGCTGATGCAGGCGTTTATGAGTAAGATTGAATACAACGAGCAAGGCAATTGTGTCATCCTAGAAAAAGCGCGCGAAGCAGCGGCGGGAGACCCAGCCTAA
- a CDS encoding STAS domain-containing protein, translating into MATGQRRIVVEEIGEVTVASFTDKKILDEANIQVIGDQLFNLVDDDGRSRIVLDFTNVEYLSSAALGKLITLDKKVKAARGHLRLCCIRPEILEVFEITRLNKLFDIRDTQDDALAGL; encoded by the coding sequence ATGGCAACTGGACAACGTAGAATCGTCGTCGAAGAAATCGGTGAGGTCACCGTCGCGAGCTTCACTGACAAGAAGATTCTCGACGAGGCCAATATCCAGGTGATCGGCGATCAATTGTTCAATCTCGTCGACGATGACGGGCGATCACGCATCGTGCTCGACTTCACCAACGTCGAATACCTCTCCAGTGCTGCCTTGGGGAAGTTGATTACCTTGGACAAGAAGGTCAAAGCAGCTCGCGGCCATTTGCGACTTTGCTGCATTCGACCGGAAATCCTGGAAGTCTTCGAGATTACGCGTCTCAACAAACTGTTTGATATTCGCGATACGCAGGATGACGCGTTAGCGGGATTATAA
- a CDS encoding S24/S26 family peptidase, which translates to MLETKGLGGRVYNEDLVPAKNAAARKWCAAVSNLGRYGKWEFEICDEIADLRAILANHADLDTGLPFEIVDATYAEPLKTCVPLTSLRIMATNSDKQQLLAGGSWTTDLIQWDGQPEFETGMFVAKVHGDAMEPSIPAGSYCLFRPSSFGNHVGKVLFIKHTGIIDPHTGGNWTI; encoded by the coding sequence ATGCTGGAAACCAAGGGACTCGGCGGCCGTGTGTACAACGAAGATCTCGTTCCCGCCAAGAATGCAGCGGCGCGGAAATGGTGTGCGGCGGTGAGCAATCTTGGCCGGTACGGGAAATGGGAGTTTGAAATCTGCGACGAGATCGCAGATCTGCGGGCCATCTTGGCGAATCACGCTGACCTCGATACCGGCCTGCCGTTTGAGATCGTTGATGCGACTTACGCCGAGCCATTGAAGACGTGCGTTCCGCTCACGAGCTTGCGTATTATGGCCACCAATTCCGACAAGCAGCAATTGCTTGCTGGCGGTTCTTGGACCACCGACTTAATTCAATGGGACGGGCAACCGGAATTTGAGACTGGTATGTTTGTTGCAAAGGTACATGGCGATGCGATGGAGCCGTCAATTCCTGCCGGAAGTTACTGCTTATTCCGACCATCTTCGTTTGGAAATCACGTCGGAAAAGTTCTCTTCATTAAGCATACGGGTATCATTGACCCACATACTGGCGGTAATTGGACGATTTGA
- a CDS encoding sialidase family protein, whose translation MRSDWIKHFFLVAAIPLLTASVFAEDPDFTAPAEYVGPPKPLHAATNRAFQGIPSMAVTPGGRLWATWYASKTPGEDANNYVVLSTSGDQGATWQEVLVVDPDEEGPLRTFDPELWMAPDGKLRLVWAQSIGHDGTVAGVWFLETDEPESAQPTWEKPVRVTDGVMMCKPTVLTSGDWALPASTWRKTDNSAKMVVSDDQGKTWSIRGGCNVPPKVRAFDEHMFVERTDGSLWLLVRTRYGIGESVSTDGGATWPELTPSAIAHPSARFFISRLNSGNLLLVKHGPIDQPTGRSHLTAFLSTDDGKSWSNGFLLDERAGVSYPDGQQTPDGLIRIIYDYSRTGDRNILMATFREEDVAAGKPVSKDVKLRQVVSKASGGMKKAKP comes from the coding sequence ATGCGTAGCGATTGGATCAAGCACTTCTTTCTTGTTGCGGCTATCCCGTTGTTGACAGCTTCAGTTTTCGCTGAAGACCCAGACTTCACAGCGCCGGCCGAATATGTCGGTCCCCCGAAACCGCTACATGCTGCTACCAACCGGGCATTTCAAGGCATTCCCAGCATGGCTGTCACCCCCGGTGGTCGCTTATGGGCAACGTGGTATGCAAGTAAGACGCCGGGTGAAGATGCGAATAACTACGTTGTGCTGAGCACGAGTGGCGATCAGGGTGCGACCTGGCAGGAAGTCTTGGTAGTTGATCCCGATGAAGAAGGTCCCCTGCGCACATTTGATCCCGAATTGTGGATGGCTCCCGACGGCAAACTGCGGCTTGTCTGGGCACAGTCGATCGGTCACGACGGCACGGTCGCTGGGGTGTGGTTTCTGGAAACCGATGAACCGGAATCCGCCCAACCCACGTGGGAAAAGCCCGTCCGCGTGACCGATGGCGTCATGATGTGCAAACCAACCGTGTTGACATCGGGCGATTGGGCCTTACCCGCTTCGACATGGCGAAAAACCGACAACAGCGCAAAGATGGTGGTCTCCGATGACCAAGGAAAAACGTGGTCCATTCGCGGTGGGTGTAACGTCCCGCCCAAAGTTCGTGCATTTGACGAACATATGTTTGTCGAGCGGACTGATGGATCGCTTTGGTTGCTGGTCCGGACCCGATACGGTATCGGTGAAAGCGTCTCAACCGATGGCGGCGCAACTTGGCCCGAATTAACCCCCTCAGCCATCGCCCATCCCAGTGCACGGTTTTTTATCTCGCGGCTGAATTCCGGGAACTTGTTGTTGGTCAAACATGGACCGATCGACCAACCCACTGGCCGCTCCCACTTGACGGCCTTTCTCTCGACCGACGACGGTAAGAGTTGGAGCAATGGCTTTCTCCTCGACGAGCGGGCGGGTGTCTCCTACCCGGATGGCCAACAAACTCCCGATGGCCTGATCCGCATCATTTACGACTACAGCCGCACCGGCGACCGGAATATTCTGATGGCCACCTTCCGCGAAGAAGACGTTGCCGCGGGGAAACCCGTTTCTAAAGACGTAAAATTACGGCAAGTGGTTAGCAAAGCTTCCGGCGGCATGAAAAAAGCGAAGCCGTAA
- a CDS encoding dimethylarginine dimethylaminohydrolase family protein, producing the protein MSQFSAPTILMCPPDFYGIEYEINPWMSRSRASDSKLAQQQWHALRDLLEEVGAEIRLMPPAQGLPDLVFTANAGLVWNNTVYLSQFRHEARQGETPLDEAWFQSVGFETVPMTGAWSFEGAGDALFCGQTLFAGYLIRSDAGAMQWLAGQIGCRVIPLQLLDEHYYHLDTCFCPLSANEAIYYPPAFDDYAQAAISAHVENLIPVSESEAARFACNAVVIGRKVVLNTGCPELERDLQDRGYEPHHTELGEFIKAGGSAKCLTLRLDGEDAAIWPGVNE; encoded by the coding sequence GTGAGCCAATTCTCAGCCCCAACCATTTTGATGTGCCCGCCGGACTTCTACGGGATCGAGTACGAGATCAATCCTTGGATGAGCCGCAGTCGTGCCAGTGATTCCAAGCTAGCACAGCAACAATGGCATGCGTTGCGCGACCTGTTGGAAGAAGTGGGCGCCGAAATCCGACTAATGCCCCCCGCGCAGGGCTTGCCCGATTTGGTCTTCACGGCCAATGCGGGATTGGTCTGGAACAATACCGTTTACCTCTCGCAATTTCGCCATGAGGCGCGGCAAGGGGAAACACCGTTGGACGAGGCTTGGTTTCAATCCGTCGGCTTCGAGACGGTTCCGATGACCGGAGCGTGGTCTTTTGAAGGAGCCGGCGACGCACTGTTTTGTGGCCAAACGTTATTTGCCGGATATCTCATTCGGAGCGATGCAGGGGCGATGCAATGGTTAGCGGGCCAGATTGGGTGCCGTGTGATTCCGCTACAATTGCTGGACGAGCACTATTATCACCTCGATACCTGTTTTTGTCCGCTCAGCGCCAACGAGGCCATCTATTATCCACCGGCATTTGATGATTACGCCCAGGCGGCAATTTCGGCGCATGTCGAAAACTTGATTCCGGTCAGCGAGTCCGAAGCGGCACGATTTGCGTGCAATGCCGTGGTCATCGGTCGAAAGGTGGTTTTGAATACCGGTTGCCCGGAACTCGAACGCGATTTACAGGACCGGGGTTATGAGCCTCATCACACAGAATTGGGGGAGTTCATCAAGGCCGGAGGCAGCGCCAAGTGCCTCACCCTCCGCCTGGATGGCGAAGACGCAGCGATTTGGCCTGGTGTGAACGAGTAA
- a CDS encoding integrase core domain-containing protein, with the protein MSRLFHPLLLLIANASEHRLAKHVQYLKEELSILRARIPGEIHTKPEERARLLKFGKPLGKDIGRLISIVTPSTFHRWVREERRGHKPAKPGRPRKRQVLRELVRKIARETGVGYTRILGELRRLGINRICRQTVRNILKEEGIDTSPKRSQGSWEQFIKIHAKTLWACDFFTQRIITPRGLVNYFLLVFINVETREIFVTNSTAHPDSAWVTQQARNFLMHTSDYDDKPACLIRDRDTKFTASFDDVFKAEGVKVKVLPVQSPNLNSRCERVIQSIKHECLDNFLVFGEQHLNYLIREYVRYYNDDRAHSACGHLPPSCADPPTENNTIVLNDIVRCERLGGLIQWYERAA; encoded by the coding sequence ATGTCCCGGCTGTTTCACCCGCTGTTGCTGCTCATCGCGAATGCTTCCGAGCACAGATTGGCCAAACACGTCCAATACTTGAAGGAAGAACTGTCGATCCTCCGCGCTCGTATCCCCGGCGAAATTCACACCAAGCCGGAGGAGCGCGCTCGGTTGCTGAAATTCGGGAAACCCCTCGGGAAAGACATTGGCCGCTTGATCAGCATCGTCACCCCCAGCACGTTTCATCGATGGGTCCGGGAGGAGCGACGTGGCCACAAGCCGGCCAAACCGGGGCGACCCCGAAAACGACAAGTACTCCGCGAACTGGTCCGCAAGATCGCTCGCGAAACCGGCGTCGGCTACACCCGCATTCTTGGAGAACTGCGGCGACTCGGCATCAATCGGATCTGCCGGCAAACGGTCCGCAACATCCTCAAAGAGGAGGGGATCGACACCTCGCCCAAGCGGTCTCAAGGTTCTTGGGAGCAGTTCATCAAGATCCACGCTAAAACGTTGTGGGCTTGTGACTTCTTTACGCAGCGCATCATCACACCGAGGGGTCTTGTAAACTATTTCCTGCTGGTCTTCATCAACGTCGAGACCCGTGAAATCTTCGTAACGAATTCCACGGCGCATCCCGATTCGGCGTGGGTCACGCAGCAGGCACGCAATTTTTTGATGCACACCTCGGATTATGACGACAAGCCGGCCTGCCTGATCCGCGATCGCGACACAAAGTTCACGGCAAGTTTCGACGATGTGTTCAAAGCCGAGGGAGTGAAGGTCAAGGTTCTGCCGGTGCAAAGCCCCAACCTGAATTCGCGTTGCGAGCGGGTCATTCAGAGCATCAAGCACGAATGTTTGGACAATTTTCTCGTCTTTGGCGAGCAGCACTTGAACTACCTCATCCGTGAATACGTCCGATACTACAACGACGATCGCGCCCATTCGGCCTGTGGCCATCTGCCGCCGTCATGCGCAGATCCGCCAACGGAGAACAATACGATCGTACTCAATGACATCGTCCGCTGCGAACGACTCGGCGGATTGATTCAGTGGTACGAACGCGCCGCGTAA
- a CDS encoding C45 family autoproteolytic acyltransferase/hydolase codes for MNSRYIAVALVTISSLALTAAAQADGKLTSVGRGKDKIPLLVVKGTPYEMGRQQGELIKPQATEFISHILKSIQAADSERFTDRALDEAWAASAKHTDPRFQEELKGLAAGSGLSLKLLQRAHAIPMIADYSCSSISAWGKATKDGHLYQTRNLDWEMGLRAQEFPLIVVYIPDEGIPHVNITFAGCIGSNTGMNAAGIVLSEMGDSPSSDYPFDFNGVHFTTLFRNVLYDANGLDEAVDIFKNAKRTKKYHYVVGDGKNGRAVKMLAHAPNLVIWEDNDATDELAPQVLKDIVYQDEGRGAFQPLKKAYGKIGSQEMIDLACKIPIKGANVLDVVYDATALEFWVAYAEKDENAYERPFVHVKLKDYLD; via the coding sequence ATGAATAGTCGTTACATTGCAGTCGCACTCGTCACCATTTCTAGTCTGGCCCTCACGGCAGCCGCCCAAGCTGATGGGAAACTGACCTCCGTCGGCCGCGGCAAGGACAAAATCCCGCTGCTGGTTGTGAAAGGCACGCCGTATGAAATGGGGCGACAGCAAGGCGAATTGATCAAGCCGCAAGCCACAGAATTCATCTCTCACATCCTCAAGAGCATTCAAGCTGCCGACTCAGAGCGCTTTACTGACCGCGCACTGGACGAAGCCTGGGCCGCCAGTGCCAAACACACCGACCCACGGTTTCAAGAAGAACTCAAAGGGCTGGCCGCAGGAAGCGGACTCTCGTTGAAACTCCTGCAACGGGCGCACGCGATTCCGATGATCGCCGATTACTCCTGCAGCAGCATTTCCGCCTGGGGCAAAGCGACCAAGGACGGACACCTGTACCAGACACGCAACCTGGACTGGGAAATGGGGCTGCGTGCCCAAGAATTCCCGCTGATCGTCGTCTACATTCCCGACGAGGGGATTCCGCACGTCAACATCACGTTCGCCGGTTGCATCGGTTCCAACACGGGCATGAATGCCGCTGGAATCGTACTCTCAGAAATGGGCGACTCACCTTCCAGCGACTATCCCTTCGACTTCAATGGCGTCCATTTCACAACGCTGTTTCGCAATGTGCTGTACGACGCGAACGGACTGGATGAGGCGGTCGATATTTTCAAGAACGCCAAACGCACCAAGAAATACCACTACGTTGTCGGCGACGGAAAAAATGGTCGCGCAGTGAAAATGTTGGCCCACGCTCCGAATCTGGTCATTTGGGAAGACAACGATGCCACAGATGAATTGGCGCCGCAGGTTCTCAAGGACATCGTCTATCAAGACGAAGGCCGCGGCGCATTCCAGCCGTTGAAAAAAGCGTACGGAAAAATCGGCTCACAAGAGATGATTGATCTGGCCTGCAAGATTCCGATCAAAGGGGCCAACGTCCTCGACGTGGTCTACGATGCCACCGCCTTGGAGTTCTGGGTGGCCTACGCCGAAAAAGACGAAAACGCCTACGAACGGCCATTCGTGCACGTCAAACTCAAAGACTATTTGGATTGA